A region of Sulfurimonas sp. DNA encodes the following proteins:
- a CDS encoding M20 family metallopeptidase: MEYFNDLKKIININSYTKNKDGVDKVGEIFDIWFIELGFKANIHDRGSIGNHRHYTSPHDEDSKKLLLLGHLDTVFPPNKFEDFSEDEKWIYGPGVCDMKGGNIVALQALRNLKDKSIDIKNIDILLVSDEETGSDDSKYLTTKLSKDYDYCFVYEAAGKEMEVVTARKGVGTFFIEIQGKAAHAGNHYLDGNDANLEASHKLQNLVKLTNLNKGTTVNVGKIDGGIGANTISPHSTLVFELRYKFLDEKQRVLKEIDKIVHTSYVKGTISAISGGIQRDVMQTSKESLVLIENIQDITNSTLKYEERGGVSDANIVSSCGVTTLDGFGPFGDGDHTILERANKNSFELRIDLSEKLFTYFIKKLDFKERVV; encoded by the coding sequence ATGGAATATTTTAATGATTTAAAAAAAATAATAAATATAAATTCTTATACAAAAAATAAAGATGGTGTAGATAAAGTTGGTGAGATTTTTGATATTTGGTTTATAGAGTTAGGTTTTAAAGCAAATATACACGATAGAGGCTCTATTGGTAATCACAGACATTATACTTCTCCACATGATGAAGACTCAAAAAAACTACTGCTTTTAGGGCATCTTGATACAGTATTTCCTCCAAATAAATTTGAAGATTTCAGTGAGGATGAAAAGTGGATTTATGGGCCTGGTGTTTGTGATATGAAAGGTGGTAATATTGTAGCTCTTCAGGCTTTACGTAATTTAAAAGATAAAAGTATAGATATAAAAAATATAGATATTTTGCTTGTAAGTGATGAAGAAACTGGAAGTGATGATTCTAAATATCTAACTACTAAATTATCTAAAGATTACGACTATTGTTTTGTTTATGAGGCAGCAGGTAAAGAGATGGAAGTTGTAACTGCTAGAAAAGGTGTAGGAACATTTTTTATAGAGATACAGGGCAAAGCTGCTCATGCTGGAAATCACTACTTGGATGGAAATGATGCAAATCTAGAAGCCTCGCATAAACTGCAAAATTTAGTAAAATTGACTAATCTAAATAAAGGTACAACAGTTAATGTTGGTAAAATAGATGGAGGGATAGGTGCAAACACTATATCTCCTCATTCTACATTAGTTTTTGAATTAAGGTATAAATTTTTAGATGAAAAACAAAGAGTTTTAAAAGAGATAGATAAAATAGTTCATACATCGTATGTTAAAGGAACTATTTCTGCTATAAGTGGTGGAATTCAAAGAGATGTAATGCAGACATCAAAAGAATCATTAGTATTAATTGAAAATATACAAGATATTACTAATTCTACGCTAAAGTATGAAGAGCGTGGCGGAGTTAGTGACGCGAATATTGTTAGTTCATGTGGTGTAACTACTCTTGATGGTTTTGGTCCTTTTGGTGATGGTGATCATACAATACTTGAAAGAGCAAATAAAAATAGTTTTGAATTGAGAATAGATTTAAGTGAAAAACTTTTTACTTACTTTATTAAAAAATTAGATTTTAAAGAGAGAGTTGTTTAA
- a CDS encoding ATP-grasp domain-containing protein — MSNRKIGMWLYNNGGGDKIAKKIIKKLKDRDIDTKNDINLRHAIAKNGHILYDDMKLDKLDLFFSYNAGEQTQYQMYLYQALNRVIPTINTYESFALTEDKFHTSFILRHAGIQTADYKLCHRDDGHHLKKIIKKWDKMVYKPTDGWGGVGLTKIENEANLDMLMPFLNQMDLRYFYVERFIKYDNTDFRVDIVDGKFVSCYGRKANGTDWRTNVTSGGSVFMREANDDIIKVAIKACKATGVDIGGVDIIYDIEKEEYIVLEVNGIPAFATPKQEKMGLDFNNKKIDLIVDLIDRKTKTK; from the coding sequence ATGTCAAATAGAAAAATTGGAATGTGGCTTTACAATAATGGTGGTGGTGATAAAATTGCTAAAAAAATTATTAAAAAGCTAAAAGATAGAGATATTGATACAAAAAATGATATAAACTTACGACATGCAATTGCTAAAAATGGGCATATTTTATATGATGATATGAAACTTGATAAACTTGATCTCTTTTTCTCTTATAATGCAGGTGAACAAACCCAGTATCAGATGTACCTATATCAAGCTTTAAATCGTGTAATACCTACCATAAATACATATGAATCTTTTGCTTTAACAGAAGATAAGTTTCATACTTCATTTATTTTAAGACACGCGGGAATACAAACTGCAGATTACAAGTTATGTCATAGAGATGATGGTCATCATCTTAAAAAGATTATTAAAAAGTGGGATAAAATGGTTTACAAACCTACAGATGGTTGGGGTGGAGTTGGTTTAACTAAAATTGAAAATGAAGCAAACTTAGACATGCTGATGCCTTTTTTAAATCAGATGGATTTAAGATATTTTTATGTAGAAAGATTTATAAAGTATGATAATACTGACTTTAGAGTTGATATTGTTGATGGTAAATTTGTTAGTTGTTATGGAAGGAAAGCTAATGGAACTGATTGGCGAACAAATGTTACTAGTGGCGGTAGTGTTTTTATGCGAGAAGCAAATGATGATATTATAAAGGTAGCAATTAAAGCATGTAAAGCAACGGGTGTAGATATTGGTGGAGTTGATATAATTTATGATATAGAAAAAGAGGAATATATAGTCTTGGAGGTTAATGGTATTCCAGCATTTGCAACGCCAAAACAAGAAAAAATGGGTCTAGATTTTAATAATAAAAAAATTGATTTAATAGTAGACCTTATTGATAGAAAAACAAAAACAAAATAA